A genomic stretch from Flavobacterium nitratireducens includes:
- a CDS encoding NADP(H)-dependent aldo-keto reductase, producing the protein MKYTTLPNTDIKVSKICLGTMTFGEQNSEAEGHAQMDYAVANGVNFFDTAEMYSVPARQETYGSTEKILGSWFKKTGKRDEIVLATKIAGPNPNFTYMREKNDFSPASIKFALDHSLQRLQTDYIDLYQLHWPERKTNFFGKRGFESQEDGWEDNIQEVLETLESFIKAGKIKHIGLSNETPWGIMRFLNESKYNHLPKISTIQNPYSLLNRQFEVGSAEICMRENVGLFAYSPLAFGVLSGKFLTGESHPNARIKLFPQFSRYNSAQCNEATQRYSEIAKKHGISLAQMALAFVNQQAFVTSNIIGATTLEQLKENIGSIDLVLSDEIIAEINAVHAVIPDPAP; encoded by the coding sequence ATGAAATACACTACACTACCCAATACTGACATAAAAGTGAGCAAAATATGCCTTGGCACAATGACTTTTGGCGAACAAAACTCGGAAGCAGAGGGCCATGCCCAAATGGATTATGCTGTGGCAAACGGTGTCAACTTTTTTGATACAGCCGAAATGTATTCCGTTCCAGCCCGTCAAGAAACCTATGGAAGTACCGAGAAAATCTTGGGAAGCTGGTTTAAAAAAACTGGTAAAAGAGACGAAATTGTTTTGGCTACCAAAATTGCAGGACCGAATCCGAATTTCACTTATATGCGTGAAAAAAACGACTTTTCTCCTGCCAGCATTAAATTTGCTTTAGACCATAGTTTGCAACGTTTACAAACCGATTATATCGATTTGTACCAACTCCACTGGCCAGAACGCAAAACCAATTTCTTTGGAAAAAGAGGTTTTGAAAGTCAGGAAGACGGCTGGGAAGACAACATTCAAGAAGTTTTAGAAACCTTAGAAAGTTTTATCAAAGCAGGTAAAATCAAACACATCGGGCTTTCAAATGAAACGCCTTGGGGGATTATGCGTTTTCTGAACGAGAGTAAATACAACCATTTACCTAAAATTAGTACGATACAAAATCCTTATTCATTACTAAATCGTCAGTTTGAAGTGGGTTCTGCCGAAATTTGTATGCGTGAAAACGTGGGGCTATTTGCGTATTCTCCACTTGCTTTTGGTGTGCTTTCAGGGAAATTCTTAACAGGCGAAAGTCACCCAAATGCACGTATCAAATTGTTTCCTCAATTTTCAAGATACAATAGTGCTCAATGCAACGAAGCAACGCAACGCTATAGTGAAATTGCTAAAAAACACGGAATTTCTTTGGCACAAATGGCTTTGGCTTTTGTAAACCAACAGGCTTTTGTAACCAGTAATATTATTGGAGCGACTACTTTGGAACAATTAAAGGAAAACATTGGTTCCATTGATCTTGTTTTATCCGACGAAATTATCGCAGAAATCAATGCAGTTCACGCTGTAATTCCTGATCCTGCACCATAA
- a CDS encoding OmpA family protein — protein sequence MIKKISIGLLVLALSTSCVSKKIYTDLENKYNDLKKENGNLSDENESLLKAKNQLELDRDALKNELSKIKSERDKLTADQNALNEKIARLQESYNALEKNSNDALQSNMKKNRDLLAELEAKQKALSIEQERLSKSAQRLNELEDMIAAKEAAMRKLKETLSKALNGFEGKGLTVEQKNGKVYVSMENKLLFNSGSWAVSSEGKKAVVELGKVLGENPDIAVLIEGHTDNDPYGGSGPIADNWDLSTKRATAIVAILSENKAINKKNLTAAGRGEFSPLATNETAEGKAKNRRIEIILTPKLDEIAEMLNEIN from the coding sequence ATGATAAAAAAAATTTCAATAGGGCTATTAGTTCTAGCGCTTTCAACCTCTTGTGTTTCTAAAAAAATATATACCGACTTAGAAAACAAGTACAATGATCTTAAAAAAGAAAACGGTAACTTATCCGATGAAAACGAGTCTTTGCTAAAAGCGAAAAACCAATTGGAATTAGATCGTGATGCTTTAAAAAATGAATTAAGCAAAATCAAATCAGAACGTGACAAACTAACTGCCGATCAAAATGCATTAAATGAAAAAATTGCTCGCCTTCAAGAATCCTACAATGCTTTAGAGAAAAACAGCAATGATGCTTTGCAATCTAACATGAAAAAGAATCGCGACTTATTAGCCGAATTAGAAGCCAAACAAAAAGCATTATCGATCGAACAGGAACGTTTAAGCAAAAGTGCGCAACGTTTAAATGAATTAGAGGATATGATTGCCGCCAAAGAAGCAGCAATGCGAAAATTAAAAGAAACCTTATCTAAAGCTTTAAATGGTTTTGAAGGCAAAGGTTTGACAGTAGAACAAAAAAACGGAAAAGTATATGTTTCTATGGAAAACAAACTACTTTTCAACTCAGGAAGCTGGGCGGTGAGTTCTGAAGGTAAAAAAGCAGTAGTAGAACTTGGAAAGGTATTAGGTGAAAACCCAGATATTGCCGTGCTTATTGAAGGTCACACCGACAATGATCCTTACGGAGGTTCAGGACCAATTGCGGACAACTGGGATTTATCAACTAAAAGAGCCACTGCTATTGTAGCTATATTAAGCGAAAACAAAGCCATCAACAAAAAGAATCTGACTGCTGCCGGTCGTGGAGAGTTTTCACCATTAGCCACGAATGAAACTGCTGAAGGAAAAGCGAAAAACCGCAGAATCGAAATTATTCTAACACCAAAACTAGATGAAATTGCCGAAATGTTGAACGAAATCAACTAA
- a CDS encoding TM2 domain-containing protein: protein MENSKYEHWNQPQAFEEDNKRIAAGILAIILGPFGIHKFLLGYTKEGIIWLFLSLISFATLTGLLGLIEGIIYLTKSDEEFIKTYQIGRKPWF, encoded by the coding sequence ATGGAAAATTCAAAATATGAACACTGGAATCAACCGCAAGCATTTGAAGAAGACAATAAAAGAATTGCCGCTGGCATATTAGCCATTATTTTAGGACCTTTTGGTATCCATAAATTTTTATTAGGTTATACCAAAGAAGGTATAATTTGGCTATTTCTAAGTTTGATTAGTTTTGCTACACTAACAGGCTTATTAGGACTTATAGAAGGCATCATTTATTTGACTAAATCAGATGAAGAATTTATAAAAACCTATCAAATAGGTCGAAAACCTTGGTTTTAA
- a CDS encoding exodeoxyribonuclease III — MRILSYNVNGIRAAITKGFINWLEQAKPDVVCLQEIKATPDQLPLMDFEMAGYPYHYWFPATKKGYSGVAILSKTKPKNVVYGTGIEHMDFEGRNIRVDFEDFSVMSLYLPSGTNIERLNHKFQYMDDFQNYINELKKEIPNLIICGDYNICHEAIDIHDPIRNAKVSGFLPEERAWLDGFLKNGFIDSFRFLNKEPGNYSWWTVRVKTARAENKGWRIDYCLVSEPLKEKIKRALILPEAKHSDHCPVLVDIE, encoded by the coding sequence ATGAGGATTTTATCGTATAATGTCAATGGCATTCGAGCCGCTATTACAAAAGGTTTTATCAATTGGTTAGAACAAGCAAAACCCGATGTGGTTTGTCTTCAGGAAATTAAGGCAACTCCGGACCAACTCCCTTTAATGGATTTTGAAATGGCGGGTTACCCATACCATTATTGGTTTCCTGCTACCAAAAAAGGCTATAGTGGTGTTGCTATTTTATCTAAAACAAAGCCAAAAAATGTAGTTTATGGCACAGGAATTGAGCACATGGACTTCGAAGGACGAAATATTCGTGTCGATTTTGAGGATTTTTCAGTGATGAGTTTGTATTTGCCTTCGGGAACAAATATTGAAAGATTGAATCATAAATTCCAATATATGGATGATTTCCAAAATTATATTAATGAATTGAAAAAGGAAATCCCTAACCTCATCATTTGTGGTGATTACAATATTTGTCACGAAGCCATCGACATTCACGACCCAATAAGAAACGCTAAAGTTTCTGGTTTTCTTCCTGAAGAACGTGCATGGCTAGACGGGTTCTTGAAAAATGGTTTTATAGACAGTTTCCGATTTTTAAACAAAGAACCTGGTAATTATTCTTGGTGGACGGTACGCGTAAAAACCGCAAGAGCCGAAAATAAAGGTTGGCGTATTGATTATTGTTTGGTTAGTGAACCTTTAAAAGAAAAGATCAAAAGAGCACTAATTTTACCAGAAGCAAAACATTCTGACCATTGCCCCGTTCTTGTAGATATAGAATAA
- a CDS encoding lysophospholipid acyltransferase family protein, protein MGLVTAKEVAKAINVEKYGVLGTFSGWLLMKVLKISTLNKVYNRNKHLKEIDFLNGIVDDLQIKFEIPEEDYKRLPKDGAYITISNHPLGGIDGILLLKLMLEKEPNFKIIANFLLHRIEPLKQYIMPVNPFENHKDKKSSVLGIKETLRHLSDGKPLGMFPAGEVSSYKDGQLIVDKPWEEGAIKVIRKAQVPVIPIYFHAKNSNLFYLLSKISGTLRTAKLPSELFSQKNRVIKVRIGKPISVAEQNEYENIDAYSEFLRKKTYMLANPFEKESKLITTPNLKITKNPKEIATPANQDKIIAEVNALRNTDCRLLQSKNYEVFFTEANRIPSILHEIGRLREITFREVGEGTNESIDLDKFDKYYHHLFLWDDEAQKIAGAYRMGLGGEIYPKYGIEGFYLNELFRFEPELFETMQHSIEMGRAFIIKEYQQKPMPLFLLWKGIIHTTLRFPEHKYLIGGVSISNQFSDFSKSLMIEFMKSNYYDPYIAQYIHPKKAYKVKLKDADKDFIFNETEADLNKFDKIIDELEPGVLRLPVLIKKYIKQNARVVAFNVDPLFNNAIDGLMYIRIADIPESTMKPVMEEFQAELEKKLSEKGE, encoded by the coding sequence ATGGGTTTAGTTACCGCTAAAGAAGTTGCAAAAGCAATAAATGTTGAGAAATACGGGGTCTTAGGGACTTTTTCCGGGTGGCTATTGATGAAAGTGCTCAAAATTTCTACACTAAATAAAGTGTATAATCGTAACAAACATTTAAAAGAAATCGATTTTTTAAATGGAATTGTAGATGATTTACAAATAAAATTTGAAATACCAGAAGAAGATTACAAGCGTTTGCCTAAAGATGGCGCTTACATTACCATATCGAATCATCCACTTGGAGGGATAGATGGGATTTTGTTGTTGAAATTAATGCTTGAAAAAGAGCCTAATTTTAAGATTATTGCTAATTTTCTATTGCATCGTATTGAGCCTTTAAAGCAATATATAATGCCAGTTAATCCTTTTGAAAATCATAAGGATAAAAAATCCAGTGTTTTAGGTATAAAAGAAACGTTACGTCATTTAAGTGATGGAAAGCCTCTTGGGATGTTTCCGGCAGGAGAAGTTTCTAGTTACAAAGATGGTCAGCTGATAGTGGATAAGCCTTGGGAAGAAGGGGCTATTAAGGTGATTCGAAAAGCCCAAGTGCCGGTTATTCCTATTTATTTCCATGCTAAAAACAGTAATCTGTTTTATTTGCTTTCTAAAATCAGTGGTACATTACGTACAGCCAAATTGCCTTCGGAATTGTTTAGTCAAAAGAACCGCGTGATTAAGGTTAGAATTGGTAAACCGATTTCGGTTGCTGAACAAAATGAATACGAAAATATTGATGCCTATTCGGAATTCTTGAGAAAGAAAACCTATATGTTAGCGAATCCGTTTGAAAAGGAAAGTAAATTGATTACGACTCCTAATCTAAAAATTACTAAGAATCCAAAAGAAATTGCTACTCCTGCAAATCAAGATAAGATTATTGCTGAAGTAAATGCCTTAAGAAATACCGATTGCCGATTGCTTCAGAGCAAGAATTATGAAGTCTTTTTTACAGAAGCAAATAGGATTCCTAGTATTTTACATGAGATAGGTCGCTTACGAGAAATTACTTTTAGAGAAGTAGGAGAAGGGACTAACGAATCTATTGATTTGGATAAATTTGATAAATACTATCACCATCTTTTCTTATGGGATGATGAGGCGCAAAAAATTGCAGGTGCTTATCGAATGGGATTAGGAGGAGAAATTTATCCTAAATATGGTATTGAAGGTTTTTATTTGAATGAATTGTTCCGTTTTGAACCAGAATTGTTTGAAACCATGCAGCATTCTATCGAAATGGGACGTGCTTTTATTATCAAAGAATATCAGCAAAAACCAATGCCTTTGTTTTTACTCTGGAAAGGAATTATTCATACTACTTTGCGTTTTCCAGAACATAAATATCTAATTGGTGGAGTAAGTATAAGCAATCAATTTTCGGATTTTTCTAAATCATTGATGATTGAGTTTATGAAGTCCAATTATTATGATCCGTATATTGCGCAGTACATTCATCCTAAAAAAGCATATAAAGTTAAATTGAAGGATGCCGATAAGGATTTTATTTTCAATGAAACAGAAGCCGATTTGAATAAATTTGATAAGATTATTGATGAGTTAGAGCCTGGAGTACTTCGTTTGCCAGTATTAATTAAAAAATACATCAAACAAAACGCAAGAGTAGTGGCTTTCAATGTCGATCCGTTATTTAATAATGCTATTGATGGTTTAATGTATATCCGAATTGCAGATATTCCAGAAAGTACTATGAAGCCTGTTATGGAAGAATTTCAAGCGGAATTAGAAAAGAAATTAAGTGAAAAAGGGGAGTAA
- the proC gene encoding pyrroline-5-carboxylate reductase, whose amino-acid sequence MKVHIIGGGNLGSAIALGMAKTTSEHQITVTRRNTASILYLEKLGVTVTTDNKHNIQEADVIILTIKPYQVETVLKEILPVISNKTIASAVTGLSTEALQKKIGPNHQAVRIMPNIAAQYAASATCIAFDEKHAAEGQKLVTIFESLGTAPVIDEKLMDAATVLAASGTAFALRYIRASMQAGIEIGFDWKTALAISAQTVKGAAEMVMEEQMHPEQLIDRVTTPQGCTITGLSEMESHGFSSSIIRGIKAAVKKIKDL is encoded by the coding sequence ATGAAAGTACACATAATAGGAGGAGGTAATCTAGGTTCGGCCATTGCATTAGGAATGGCAAAAACGACTAGTGAACACCAAATTACAGTTACAAGAAGAAATACCGCTAGCATCCTTTATTTAGAAAAATTAGGCGTTACGGTTACTACCGACAACAAACACAACATCCAGGAGGCTGATGTTATCATCTTAACGATAAAACCTTATCAGGTGGAAACGGTTTTAAAAGAAATCCTTCCGGTGATATCTAATAAAACGATTGCTTCGGCTGTAACAGGATTATCAACTGAAGCTTTGCAGAAGAAAATTGGACCAAACCATCAAGCAGTTCGTATTATGCCTAATATTGCGGCTCAATATGCAGCATCAGCAACCTGTATTGCCTTTGATGAAAAACATGCAGCCGAAGGACAAAAACTAGTTACCATTTTTGAATCATTAGGAACAGCACCTGTTATTGACGAAAAATTAATGGATGCTGCCACAGTTTTAGCTGCTAGTGGAACCGCTTTTGCCTTGCGTTATATTAGAGCTTCTATGCAGGCAGGAATCGAGATTGGTTTTGACTGGAAAACAGCATTAGCAATTTCAGCACAAACTGTAAAAGGCGCTGCCGAAATGGTAATGGAAGAACAAATGCATCCAGAACAATTAATCGATCGAGTTACAACACCTCAAGGTTGTACAATTACAGGATTAAGCGAAATGGAATCACATGGCTTCAGTTCGTCTATCATCCGCGGAATTAAAGCAGCCGTTAAGAAAATTAAGGATCTTTAA
- a CDS encoding 2-hydroxyacid dehydrogenase has translation MSIKILHIDSNHPVLLQQLQEAGYENHEDFKSSKEAIEAKIKDYHGIVIRSRFKIDKNFIDKATNLQFIARVGAGLESIDCDYASSKNIALIAAPEGNRNAVAEHSLGMLLSLFNNLNRADREIRAGHWNRESNRGHELDGKTVGIIGYGNMGKWFAKKLRGFDVEVLCYDIKDNVGDENAKQVSLTELQQKTDVLSLHLPWTPETDKMVNTAFINAFAKAFWILNTSRGKNIVTADLVAALQSKRILGAGLDVLEYEKLSFETLFQDKNTPEAFQYLLEADNVLLSPHVAGWTFESHERLAQTIVDKIKALYSK, from the coding sequence ATGAGCATCAAAATACTTCACATCGATAGCAACCATCCTGTTTTACTTCAACAATTACAGGAAGCCGGTTATGAAAACCATGAAGATTTCAAATCATCAAAAGAAGCTATCGAAGCCAAGATAAAGGATTACCACGGCATAGTTATTCGAAGTCGTTTTAAGATTGACAAAAACTTCATTGACAAAGCTACAAATTTGCAATTTATTGCTCGTGTAGGAGCTGGTTTAGAAAGTATTGACTGTGATTATGCTTCTTCAAAAAACATAGCCTTGATAGCGGCTCCTGAAGGGAATCGCAATGCAGTTGCTGAACATTCTCTAGGTATGCTATTATCGCTATTTAATAATTTGAATCGTGCCGATCGAGAAATTCGCGCAGGACATTGGAACCGAGAAAGCAACCGCGGACATGAATTAGATGGAAAAACGGTTGGAATTATTGGTTATGGTAACATGGGAAAATGGTTTGCTAAGAAATTGAGAGGTTTTGATGTTGAAGTACTTTGTTATGACATCAAAGATAATGTGGGTGATGAAAACGCCAAACAGGTTTCATTAACCGAATTACAACAAAAAACAGACGTTTTAAGTTTGCACCTTCCTTGGACTCCAGAAACTGATAAAATGGTCAATACTGCCTTTATTAACGCTTTTGCAAAAGCATTCTGGATACTTAATACCTCAAGAGGAAAAAACATCGTTACAGCCGACTTAGTGGCAGCCCTTCAATCCAAGAGGATATTAGGAGCAGGACTAGATGTTTTAGAATATGAGAAACTTTCCTTCGAAACATTATTTCAAGATAAAAATACACCCGAAGCCTTTCAGTATTTATTAGAAGCCGATAATGTATTATTATCTCCCCATGTAGCGGGATGGACATTTGAAAGTCATGAACGACTTGCACAAACAATAGTTGATAAAATCAAAGCTTTGTATTCCAAATAA